From the genome of Streptomyces spinoverrucosus:
CGTGCGCACCGGTGAGCCCGCCTATCCCCTCGTGCACGGCCGGTCCCTGTGGCAGGACACCCTGGACGACCCCGCACTCGCCCGCTCCTACGCCGACCTGATGGCCGCGCACACCAGGTTCGCGGCCCCGGAGGTCGTCGCCTCGTACGCCTGGCCCGAGCGCGGGCACGTGGTGGACGTCGGCGGCGGTTCCGGATCCCTGCTCGCCCGGCTGCTCACGGCGCGCCCCGCGCTGCGCGGCACGCTGCTCGACCTGCCCGAGGCTGCGGAGGAAGCCCACAAAGCCCTGTCCGCCGCCGGACTCGGGACGCGTGCCTCGGTGCATCCCGGCAGCTTCTTCGACCCGCTGCCCGCCGGAGCGGACCTGTATCTGCTCACCTGGGTGCTGCACGACTGGAGCGACGAAGAAGCCGAGCGAATCCTGCGCCGGTGCGCCGAAGCGGCCGGCGAGGACGGCCGGGTCCTCGTCGTGGAGAACCTGGCCACCGACGGCCGCCGCGCCGACGTGGCCGCGGCTATGGATCTACGGCTGCTGGTGCTGTTCGGCGGCCGAGAACGCACGCCGCGGCAGCTGGACGACCTGGTCACCCGGGCCGGACTGCGCGTCACCGGCCGCCACGTCACCGGAACCGGCATTCACCTGGTGACCTGCGCGCACGCCGGGTGACGCACAGCGGTAGGGCGGCACGGTACATCACCGTGCCGCCCTGCTACCGCGTCACGAACGCACGGCCAGCCGCCACCCGCTCGCCTGCTCCCGCTCCCCCCAGAACGCCGCGTACCGCCCGCCGAGCGCCAGCAGTTCCTCGTGCGTGCCCTGTTCGACGATCCGCCCGCCCTCCAGGAACGCGATCAGATCGGCACCCCGGATGGTGTCGAGCCGGTGGGCGACAACCAGTACCGTCCGATCCGCCGTAAGCGCTCCCAGGGCCCGCTGGACCGCGGCCTCGTTCTCCGCGTCGAGCGCCGAGGTCGCCTCGTCGAGCAGCACGATCGGTGCCTGCTTGAGCAGGGCCCGCGCCAGCGAGATCCGCTGCCGCTCCCCGCCGGACAGGGCCGCGCCACCCTCGCCGACCCGTGCGTTCCAGCCGTCCGGGAGCCGCTCGGCGATCTCGTCGACCCTGGCGAGCCGCCCGGCCTCGCGCACTTCCTCGCCCGTGGCGTCCTCGCGTCCGGCGCGGATGTTGTCCTCGATCGTGCCCGCGAAGAGGTAGACGTCCTGGAAGACCATGGCGAGCCGCGCCATGAGCTGATCGGTTGTCAGGTCACGGACGTCCGTCCCGCCGACGCGGACCGTGCCCGCGCTCACGTCCCAGAAGCGGGCGATCAGCCGGGTCACGGTGGTCTTGCCCGCGCCGGACGGGCCGACCAGCGCCACGGTCTTCCCGGCCGCGACGCGCAGGTCGAGTCGGTCGAGCACGGTGGGCCCGTCTCCGTAGCCGAAGGAGACACCGTCGAGCTCTATGCCGTACGCCTCCGGGAACGGCGCCTCGGTCTCCGGCTGGGGCAGCGGATCGGTGGCGAGTACCTCGTCCAGGCGCTCCAGCGTGCCGCGAGCGACCCGCAGCGAGCCGCCCAACTCCGCCGCCGCACCCATGGGTTCGACGAAGCGCACGGCCAGCACGAGCACCGCGATCAGCTCACCGGCACCGATCGATCCGCCGACCGCCAGGAACGTGCCGAGCAGCAGGACGCAGGTGAAGCAGAGCTGCACGGCGAGCGCGAAGCCCGCGATGCCGGGTACTCCGATGCGTATGGCGGCGCGGGCCTTGGCCTGCTGCTCGCGCAGGGCGGCGTCGAGGAGTTCGTGGTCCTCGGCGGTCCGGCCGAAGGCGCGCAGTGCGGGTTGGTGCCGGGCGAACTCCACCAGCCGGTCGGCGGTCTCGACTGCGGCGGCATGGGACTGCCGGTCGACGCGGGACATCAGCCGCCCGGACCACCGGTACGCGGCAGCCGCGACCGGGGCCGCCACGACCATGGCCAGCGCGAGCCGCCAGTCGATGACGAACGTGGCCAGGACGACGACGGCGGG
Proteins encoded in this window:
- a CDS encoding methyltransferase, with protein sequence MTTLPQAAPARVDLAALADLVTPWAIRVAATLRLADHITAGHTALPDLARAAGADPDALRRMLRVLTGRGVFAEPEEDTYTLTPAAELLKDSGAFGLRAWYDLDGMGGRMDQAFGRLLDTVRTGEPAYPLVHGRSLWQDTLDDPALARSYADLMAAHTRFAAPEVVASYAWPERGHVVDVGGGSGSLLARLLTARPALRGTLLDLPEAAEEAHKALSAAGLGTRASVHPGSFFDPLPAGADLYLLTWVLHDWSDEEAERILRRCAEAAGEDGRVLVVENLATDGRRADVAAAMDLRLLVLFGGRERTPRQLDDLVTRAGLRVTGRHVTGTGIHLVTCAHAG
- a CDS encoding ABC transporter ATP-binding protein, which produces MTALLTRVLGREQTEGLRRVLLWAAVAAALQGVAYALLVPLLTRLLGDDPEAAWPWVAALAVATVAYGAVAFTAAVRGNRFSADLGRTLHHRIGDHVVALPLGWFGGERTGALGQLAGQGVVQVMNAAANLMRPLCNAFVTPAVVVLATFVIDWRLALAMVVAAPVAAAAYRWSGRLMSRVDRQSHAAAVETADRLVEFARHQPALRAFGRTAEDHELLDAALREQQAKARAAIRIGVPGIAGFALAVQLCFTCVLLLGTFLAVGGSIGAGELIAVLVLAVRFVEPMGAAAELGGSLRVARGTLERLDEVLATDPLPQPETEAPFPEAYGIELDGVSFGYGDGPTVLDRLDLRVAAGKTVALVGPSGAGKTTVTRLIARFWDVSAGTVRVGGTDVRDLTTDQLMARLAMVFQDVYLFAGTIEDNIRAGREDATGEEVREAGRLARVDEIAERLPDGWNARVGEGGAALSGGERQRISLARALLKQAPIVLLDEATSALDAENEAAVQRALGALTADRTVLVVAHRLDTIRGADLIAFLEGGRIVEQGTHEELLALGGRYAAFWGEREQASGWRLAVRS